The Haloterrigena turkmenica DSM 5511 genome includes the window TCGTCGCGGCGCTGATCGTCGTCGCCGTCGGCGCCACCGCCGCACCGGAGGTCGTGCTGTCGCTGTTCTGTGGCGGAGCGGTGACGTATCTCGCGTTTCTCGCGCTCGTCGAAACAGGGGTCGTTCCACCGCCGGAGACGTGGTGGTAGCCCCGAGCTACCGCGGTCTGCGAGCCGTCTTCCAACGGCGACCGTAGATCCGCGGAAGCGCGTCGACCTTGGCCCCGCGAACGTTCCCTGGCACGGTCGACACGCGCGTAGAGATGCCGGCCGGGAGCGGGCCGTAGGGCACCGATGAGACCGCAGTCGGGTTATTCGACACCGGTTTCCGGCCGGCGTAGCCGGAGCCTCGTTGCTTCGACTCGTACAGGGTCTCGAATTTCGAGTGTCCCTCGATGACTCCGTTCCGTGCCGTTTTGGCGGCCTTTTTCGCCTTCTGTTGGATCGCCGCGTCCACCGCGTCGGGTTTTATCTCGTCGACGAACGACCTCACTTCCGCTGCTGCCTCGGAGTCGCCCGAGGAGTCAAGCGCGTCGGGACCGACGACGTCCTCGAGTTCGGCCTTGAGTTGTCGTAGCTCCTTCTGGAAATCGACGAGGTCGACGGTGTTCCAGAGTTCGTGAAGGTTGACGGCGCGTCGAACCGTGCTGAGATCCAGCACCTGGTCCAGATCCTTCTCGCGAATCGCGTCGGGAAGTGCGTCTAGCTTGAGGAGATCCGGTAGCGCCGACAGCTCGACGACGTCCGGCAAATTCTCGAGATCGATCGTCTCAAGGAGGTCTTCGACTTCCTCGACGACGTCCCACAGTTCGGCCGCCGTCGCCGACAGCGAATCGGACGTCTCGCCGTCGGTAGTTTCCCGGATCAACCGTTCGGTTCCCGCTTCGACCCGGTCCGACAGTTGCTCGGCGGCAGATGGAGACGTCGTTTGACTCATACGAAATGGAGGTGCTAGACGGGGATAACGGAGTTGCTTGCCGATCGGTTGCGCGTCGGGACCGTCCGTACCGAAAGCGAGTTTCGCCGCCAGTCGGTTAGACGCCTCGGCCCTGCAGTTTCTCGTCCTCGGGGAGGTCGGCGTTCGCGTCGCCTTTCATCCCCTTGCCGAGGTTCTTCGAGATGTCGGCGAGTCGCTCGGGGTCGTCCCAGTTGTTCGTCGCCTCGACGATCGCTTCGGCCATCGCGGGCGGGTTCTCGGCGCCGAAGATGCCGCTGCCCACGAAGATGCCGTCGCACTCGTGGTGCATCATGAGCGCGGCGTCGGCGGGCGTCGCGATGCCGCCGGCAGCGAAGTTGACGACCGGAAGACGGCCCATCTCGGCGGTCTCGTGGACCAGTTCCGCGGGCGCCTCGATCTCTCGAGCGAAGGCCTCGCGCTCCTCGTGTTTCATCCCCTCGAGTTCGCGGATCGCACCCTTGATCGTCCGCTGGTGGTGGACGGCCTGGTTGACGTCGCCGGTGCCGGCCTCGCCCTTGGTTCGGATCATCGCCGCGCCCTCGTCGATCCGGCGCAGCGCCTCACCTAAGTTGCGGGCGCCGCAGACGAACGGTGCGGTGAAGTCACGCTTGTCGATATGGTAGGCGTCGTCGGCGGGGGTGAGCACCTCGGACTCGTCGATCATGTCGACGCCGACGGCCTCTAAGATCTGGGCCTCCTTCATGTGGCCGATCCGCGATTTGCCCATCACCGGGATCGACACTTCGTTCACGATCTCCTCGACGTCGGCGGGGTCGGCCATCCGGGCGACGCCGCCGCGTTTGCGGATGTCCGCCGGGACGGCTTCCAGTGCCATCACGGCGACCGCGCCGGCGTCCTCGGCGATACGAGCCTGTTCCTTGTTGACGACGTCCATGATGACGCCACCCTTCTGCATCTGGGCGAAGCCGCGCTTGACGAGGTCGGTTCCGCGCCTGAGTTCCTCGAGATCGGTCTCGGTTTCGTCAGTCATAGTACGCAGTTGTGAGCCACTGTACTTACGCGTGTCCGTTCGAGTCCGAGTCACACGGATGACAGAACCGAAGCCGGTCAGCCGGAGCGGAAACGGCGACAGTAGGGACGCGTCTCACGCCTCACCGACCGGTTCGCCCGGATGCAGCCGTGCACGCACTCGAGGCCCGGACAGTCGCGCGATCGGCTGAGTCCAGCAGCCTAATTGCGCTCGCAGTTCTGAATCGACCTCGAGCGTCGCGCCGACCGGCGTTCCGAACGAAATGTCCCCCCGGATCTCGGCCCGCGTCCGCAGGAGATCGTCGCCCATGGTCGTGTAGTTCCATAGCGTCCACTCGCGGTGATCGGTGCCGACTCGAGTTCGGGGCGGAGCGACCGCGAGCCGAGCCCGTTCCCGCCCTCGACCGTCGTCGGAATCCTCGGCGACGACGCACTGGAACCTCTGGGGCCCGTCGTCGATCTCGATGTCGGCCCGCTCCTTCGGATACCCCCAGATCTCGCGGCCGAGCGCGACCGAGGCGTCGGTCGTGACGGGGAGCCAGTGGACGTAGCCGCCGATCTCGCCGCCGACCAGTTGCGCGCCCGGCGCGTCGGTCCGCCCGTTCCGGACCGCGGGGAGGATGACCGCGAACTCGTCGTAGGGCTCGAGCGCGCCGTCGCCCTCGGTATCGTCGAACCGGCCGCCGACGCGGTGATACTGTATTCCGACGAACGTCACGCAACTGAGTCCGGGTGCGATCGCGAGCGCGGAGAGGTCGTCCGGCAGGAGCGCCTCGAGTCGGCTACGCCGGGCCGGAACCGTCACGCCGCCCATCGCGAGGGCGAGCTCGAGCGGGAGGTCGATCTCGTGGCCGGTCGAGAGGGTTACTCGAGATCGGGTGTCGGGACTGCGCTGCATGCGACGATCGACGAACGCGACGCGCTAAAGTGCAGGGGGTGCCGTTCGAAACGGTTGAGCGTTTTACAATTCAGCCTTAGATACCAGATAGTAACGACAGCACTCCGAACAGATCGTGGCATGGAAGAATGGCATCGCCGTTCGGTACTGGCGACAGGTGCAGCGCTCTCGGCCGGCGGGTTCGCTTCGATCGGTGCGGGGTCCGAAGGTGACGACGCCGTGGATCTACCCGATCCGGACGTCGCTCCGAACCCGGAGATGGTGGACGAAGATTGGCCGTCGTTCGCCGGCGACGCCGGTCACGCACGATTTATCGAAGATGGGTACGAGTTCAACGGCGACCTCGAAGTCGCTTGGACCGCCGCGGAGGGCGACCTCGAGTGGCCCCATCGGATCCCGTCGGTCGCCGTGGCCGACGGGACCGTCTACGTGACCGGTCCCACGACACTCGCGTTCGAACAGGGTTCGTTCGGCGTCGCCGCGTAC containing:
- the pdxS gene encoding pyridoxal 5'-phosphate synthase lyase subunit PdxS, yielding MTDETETDLEELRRGTDLVKRGFAQMQKGGVIMDVVNKEQARIAEDAGAVAVMALEAVPADIRKRGGVARMADPADVEEIVNEVSIPVMGKSRIGHMKEAQILEAVGVDMIDESEVLTPADDAYHIDKRDFTAPFVCGARNLGEALRRIDEGAAMIRTKGEAGTGDVNQAVHHQRTIKGAIRELEGMKHEEREAFAREIEAPAELVHETAEMGRLPVVNFAAGGIATPADAALMMHHECDGIFVGSGIFGAENPPAMAEAIVEATNNWDDPERLADISKNLGKGMKGDANADLPEDEKLQGRGV
- a CDS encoding acetoacetate decarboxylase family protein, whose translation is MQRSPDTRSRVTLSTGHEIDLPLELALAMGGVTVPARRSRLEALLPDDLSALAIAPGLSCVTFVGIQYHRVGGRFDDTEGDGALEPYDEFAVILPAVRNGRTDAPGAQLVGGEIGGYVHWLPVTTDASVALGREIWGYPKERADIEIDDGPQRFQCVVAEDSDDGRGRERARLAVAPPRTRVGTDHREWTLWNYTTMGDDLLRTRAEIRGDISFGTPVGATLEVDSELRAQLGCWTQPIARLSGPRVRARLHPGEPVGEA